In one window of Schistosoma haematobium chromosome 5, whole genome shotgun sequence DNA:
- the ZDHHC4_1 gene encoding putative palmitoyltransferase zdhhc4, variant 2 (EggNog:ENOG410VA89~COG:S), with product MTFPRVIGLTGILIVVVLLLINYLTFHIWLILINCTSYEYFQGKKLITSENCSINYDDDDNDDKEKNRKIINKKRHFLSTSLFDSKMVMMMTERTMMPSTVNRQLKSNHRLSGQNPTSTCHNYRNFYNKGIRNNLLEMYTQSTSYSLRELKHRLPVQLAFKTR from the coding sequence ATGACATTTCCTCGTGTTATAGGGTTGACTGGCATATTAATTGTAGTTGTattgttattaattaattatttaacatttcatATTTGGCTTATTTTGATCAATTGTACATcatatgaatattttcaagggaAGAAGCTGATTACTAGTGAAAATTGTTCAATTaactatgatgatgatgataatgatgacaaGGAGAAGAATAGaaagataataaacaaaaagCGTCATTTCCTTTCTACTTCATTATTTGACAGcaagatggtgatgatgatgacggaAAGGACAATGATGCCTTCTACCGTAAACCGACAATTAAAGTCGAACCATAGATTAAGTGGACAAAATCCAACTAGTACATGTCATAATTATCGAAATTTCTACAATAAAGGtattagaaataatttattgGAAATGTATACGCAAAGTACATCATATTCATTACGGGAGTTGAAACATCGTTTACCTGTACAGTTGGCATTTAAAACTCGTTAA